A single Acetivibrio cellulolyticus CD2 DNA region contains:
- a CDS encoding glycoside hydrolase family 3 N-terminal domain-containing protein codes for MKNSLNIQVDELMSKMSLREKIGQIVQIETHRLMQEPWDDRLSEEEWLRIENNLNYNAINKVLIEYNIGSIMSGGSAAPRNTVEGWVELIGTVKERGSKTRLKIPIMYGLDAVHGFNYIIGGTIFPHNLAVAATWNPHIARMQAEITAKQISAVGVDLNYAPCLDVARDPRWGRTYETLGEDPYLASVIGKSFVEGTQSTSQVMACAKHFIACSSSVNGKDRGPVDISERSLKEVHIPPFKAAIDAGLEMIMISSVEVNGTPVLISKWLVNDILRGELGFEGIITSDWGDVIKLYDYHKVCPTIGEALVKTINNGVDMIMAPVDLNYVDLIEQNVNNGRIPLSRIDDAVRRILKAKFKFNMFNKEPSDIVQARKTILSEEAKNAALIAARESIVLLKNEDSILPLSKDIDSILIVGEAANCRRHLCSGWTMVWQGAKEEQLISGETILDAVKSRVSSEAKVEFIEDYSDKGKIKKAAEKSEVCIFVISEQPYAEWFGDVQDLQLPEEQFEALKFLHAADIPIITVLISGRPLKMSWAAQNVNSLLWSCFPGTEGGSAIGDVIFGEYNPSGCLPVSFPKDDSQLPCVYNSRINTRYEPLYPFGYGLSYTEFEYSDLVLPDSVSENQEFEVSVNVKNIGRVSGEVSVQLYIHDSYISVTRPAKQLLAFDKVFLEQGEEKKVSFNILPQQLCVLNESLELVSEPRVIQLQIADKTGKIQICNSCQKG; via the coding sequence ATGAAGAATAGCTTAAATATACAAGTTGATGAACTTATGTCAAAAATGTCTCTAAGGGAAAAGATTGGACAAATTGTTCAGATTGAGACACATAGACTTATGCAGGAACCATGGGATGATCGGTTGTCTGAAGAGGAATGGCTGAGAATCGAAAACAACTTAAATTATAATGCGATAAACAAAGTTTTGATTGAATACAATATTGGCTCAATTATGAGCGGTGGTTCTGCTGCACCAAGAAATACCGTTGAAGGATGGGTTGAGCTTATAGGCACAGTTAAAGAACGCGGTTCAAAAACAAGGCTCAAAATACCAATAATGTATGGCTTAGATGCTGTCCATGGCTTTAACTATATAATCGGGGGAACTATTTTTCCTCACAATCTTGCTGTTGCTGCAACATGGAATCCGCATATTGCAAGAATGCAGGCAGAAATAACTGCTAAACAGATTTCTGCTGTAGGAGTTGATTTAAATTATGCACCTTGTCTGGACGTTGCAAGAGATCCAAGATGGGGAAGAACATATGAAACCTTGGGTGAGGACCCATACCTTGCCTCAGTTATTGGAAAAAGTTTTGTTGAAGGAACTCAAAGCACTTCCCAGGTAATGGCTTGTGCAAAGCATTTTATTGCATGCAGCAGTTCCGTTAATGGAAAAGATCGAGGCCCTGTTGATATTTCTGAGAGAAGTTTGAAGGAAGTTCATATTCCACCTTTTAAAGCTGCAATAGATGCTGGTTTAGAGATGATAATGATAAGCAGTGTTGAAGTGAACGGGACTCCGGTTCTGATTTCAAAATGGCTGGTTAACGATATACTTCGAGGTGAGCTTGGATTTGAAGGAATTATTACTTCAGACTGGGGCGATGTAATTAAACTATACGATTATCATAAAGTGTGTCCAACAATCGGGGAGGCTTTAGTTAAGACTATCAATAACGGTGTGGATATGATAATGGCACCTGTAGATTTAAACTATGTTGATTTAATTGAACAAAACGTTAATAACGGCAGAATACCTTTAAGCCGAATAGATGATGCAGTTAGAAGGATTTTGAAAGCAAAATTCAAATTCAATATGTTCAATAAAGAGCCTAGTGATATTGTACAGGCGAGGAAAACGATACTATCCGAAGAAGCCAAAAACGCAGCATTAATAGCTGCTCGGGAGTCGATTGTACTTTTGAAAAATGAAGATTCTATTCTTCCACTTTCAAAGGACATAGATTCTATTTTAATTGTAGGTGAAGCTGCGAACTGTCGAAGACATCTTTGCAGCGGATGGACAATGGTATGGCAGGGAGCTAAAGAGGAACAATTAATAAGCGGAGAAACTATTTTAGATGCTGTTAAGTCCAGAGTATCTTCTGAAGCAAAGGTGGAATTTATCGAAGATTATTCTGATAAAGGGAAAATTAAAAAGGCTGCTGAAAAATCAGAAGTTTGTATATTTGTTATCAGCGAACAACCTTATGCAGAGTGGTTTGGAGATGTTCAGGATTTACAGCTGCCGGAAGAACAATTTGAAGCGTTAAAATTCCTTCATGCTGCTGATATACCTATTATAACAGTGTTGATAAGCGGAAGACCTTTAAAAATGTCCTGGGCTGCTCAGAATGTAAACTCTCTGCTATGGTCATGTTTCCCGGGAACAGAAGGCGGAAGTGCAATAGGTGATGTTATATTCGGAGAGTACAATCCTTCCGGATGCTTGCCGGTTTCGTTTCCAAAAGACGATTCTCAGTTGCCATGCGTCTATAATTCAAGGATAAACACCAGGTACGAACCTTTGTATCCTTTTGGATATGGTCTTAGTTACACTGAGTTTGAATATTCCGATCTAGTACTTCCGGACAGTGTATCAGAAAATCAAGAATTTGAGGTTAGTGTAAATGTAAAAAATATAGGGCGTGTATCCGGTGAAGTGAGCGTGCAATTATATATTCATGATTCATATATATCGGTTACCAGACCTGCAAAACAATTACTGGCATTTGATAAAGTTTTCTTAGAGCAAGGGGAAGAAAAGAAAGTAAGTTTTAATATACTTCCGCAACAGCTTTGTGTATTAAATGAGAGTTTGGAATTGGTATCCGAACCAAGAGTAATTCAGCTTCAAATAGCTGATAAAACAGGCAAAATACAGATATGCAATTCTTGTCAAAAAGGTTAG
- a CDS encoding CPBP family intramembrane glutamic endopeptidase: MKKYLIMLGNLLLYIGTYFLIIKSLVFVGRNYVLPQPGIGPWLNKNSLVVTVTSDLIQFTIFYFMFKKLKGKSLFEHVKLTKKISAGNLAIISIIGISAGFFTSAVFKLPYITEKYPDLVAIMKFMFVDGGNVVVFTCFLLVGSVFKEILFRGLIFNEFRNAFPLALAVLLQGLMYGILFFSFSPPLMVYGFIGAVLFTILYVLVDSLWAPIIAQATCQGSMYILMITGDVFVNKNTVIPLIVISMIIIVAGTVYMTKKTRKELNSISV; encoded by the coding sequence ATGAAAAAGTATTTGATTATGTTAGGTAATTTATTGCTCTACATAGGTACGTATTTTTTGATCATCAAGTCTCTGGTTTTTGTAGGAAGGAATTATGTTTTACCTCAACCGGGTATTGGACCTTGGCTTAATAAAAACTCTCTTGTTGTAACTGTTACAAGTGATTTGATACAGTTCACCATTTTTTACTTCATGTTTAAGAAGTTAAAGGGAAAAAGCCTGTTTGAACATGTTAAGCTGACAAAAAAAATCAGTGCAGGTAATCTGGCAATTATTTCGATTATTGGAATAAGCGCAGGATTCTTTACTTCAGCGGTGTTCAAGCTTCCCTATATTACAGAGAAATACCCAGATTTGGTAGCTATAATGAAATTTATGTTTGTAGATGGCGGAAATGTTGTAGTTTTCACGTGTTTCCTTCTTGTAGGTTCAGTGTTTAAGGAAATATTGTTCCGAGGTTTGATCTTTAATGAATTCAGAAACGCTTTTCCGCTTGCTTTAGCGGTATTGCTTCAAGGTCTTATGTATGGCATTTTATTCTTTAGCTTTAGTCCGCCATTAATGGTATATGGTTTTATAGGTGCAGTATTGTTTACTATTTTGTATGTATTAGTTGATTCACTTTGGGCACCGATAATTGCACAGGCTACTTGCCAGGGGAGTATGTACATTCTGATGATTACAGGAGATGTATTTGTAAATAAGAATACTGTTATCCCTTTGATTGTTATAAGCATGATTATTATAGTAGCAGGGACCGTTTATATGACAAAGAAGACACGTAAAGAATTAAATTCAATTTCCGTTTAA
- a CDS encoding CPBP family intramembrane glutamic endopeptidase translates to MKRYLKMIGYIALYIVILYGALTGVQWFVFNICSKNKTLSDFLWSNKTLFSFSISIISVSIYYLIFKLRKKSLFKVCSFSKISTKTVLGIAGMGFSMSIFTTCFTGISAVNRAFPQFETYMKGFFESKGSVFILIIMLVVLPMFEEIIFRGMIFNELRPNIPIVAAVIIQAAIYGILQFNPVLGTYAAVGSIVYVLPYIWSRSLWGSILVQDTCIMSLFILRRSGIKELILSTGDTGLILLTLIGIAGIVISAYFVWKSCNKQHNEGVKIPANIMPELK, encoded by the coding sequence ATGAAAAGATATTTAAAAATGATAGGATACATCGCTTTATATATTGTAATTTTATATGGAGCTCTAACCGGAGTACAGTGGTTTGTTTTTAACATTTGCTCAAAAAACAAGACACTTAGTGATTTCCTTTGGAGTAATAAAACGCTGTTCAGTTTTTCAATTTCAATTATTTCGGTTTCAATTTATTATTTGATTTTCAAACTCAGAAAAAAAAGCTTGTTTAAAGTGTGCAGCTTTTCAAAAATAAGTACCAAAACTGTATTAGGCATAGCCGGGATGGGTTTCTCAATGAGCATATTTACTACATGTTTTACAGGTATAAGTGCTGTTAACAGGGCATTTCCACAGTTTGAAACCTATATGAAAGGCTTTTTTGAGTCAAAGGGAAGCGTTTTCATACTGATAATTATGCTGGTTGTTTTGCCAATGTTTGAAGAAATAATATTCAGGGGAATGATTTTTAATGAATTAAGGCCAAACATCCCGATTGTTGCAGCGGTTATTATACAGGCAGCAATATATGGAATACTTCAATTCAACCCGGTTTTAGGAACTTATGCTGCAGTGGGCTCGATTGTTTATGTGCTTCCATATATCTGGAGCAGATCTCTGTGGGGGTCAATACTTGTTCAGGATACGTGCATTATGAGTCTGTTTATATTAAGAAGGTCCGGTATCAAGGAGCTTATATTGAGTACCGGTGATACAGGCCTCATATTATTAACGTTAATTGGGATAGCCGGAATAGTTATTTCTGCATACTTCGTTTGGAAAAGCTGCAATAAACAACATAATGAAGGAGTAAAGATTCCTGCAAATATCATGCCTGAATTAAAGTAG
- a CDS encoding condensation domain-containing protein, with amino-acid sequence MLDLNLVKMDSTLDQSIGEIEELSSKDIAIIGMAARLPKAQDIEQFWDNMRNGVDCVTEYPESRRNDAECYLKYKNPQIKEIKYINGAYLDEIDKFDYKFFNISPKEASLMDPNQRLFLQTAWEAVEDSGYGSKKLEGSETGVYVGYVSGLEYKKFVTDVEPSSAMAAVPGNISAVIAGRIAYMMDLNGPAVMVDTACSSALVAVHMACMGLRNGDCEMALAGSVKLNLLPLKSSDKLGIESGDGKTRAFDDSSDGTGMGEGVLAVLLKPLSKALRDGDRIYAVIKGSAVNQDGRSIGLTAPNAAAQEKVLLKAWKDAGIDPETITYIETHGTGTKLGDPIEIDGIGRAFRRYTDKRQFCAIGALKTNIGHLDNAAGIAGMVRAALALERREIPPILHFNKPNSKIDFEQSPVYINKELKNWEAGYPRRCGVSAFGLSGTNCHIVLEEAPAEIETAGTQNEAIKVLALSARSVEALRTLIEKYAQMAKNEDGQLLEDICYTANTGRGHYEYRLALMLKNKEDFKDKINKITASDITKISNEWLFYGEYKVSKAVEHEAGDKSRIANTKLKQFAIEGKKDTALLAEILKLYIEGAELEWEELYREERRKKACIPVYQFERTRCWLEVPELPAMTEKQADLMCSEEEKIQVDGNSSENANTYESVVLKGKENGSYTNTEVVAAQVWGEALGYSEIDIHEDFYELGGDSIIAGTIANRMSKQLGTIIKPALIMEYTTIEELANYIDKTSCIQAQGKKNWINIQPVEKADYYPASSAQKRLYVIGQLKGIEACYNMPGVMMIEGNLDKDRLEQAFQKLIKRHETLRTSFKTINGEIVQMVHEDTGFRLDYSEMKNLSGDEEVAIRNLMQTFVRPFDLEKAPLLRVGLVKLDSERHVMMFDMHHIISDGTSMAILVREIIDLYDGKALPELKIQYKDFSDWQNKVQSSGELKKQEEYWLKRYEGEIPLLDMPYDYPRPAIKTFDGDRLNIFIEKELTKEVNKLAEDSGSTLYMVLLAAYNILLSKYSNQDDIVVGSPIAGRSHSDLENIIGMFVNALPMRSHVQSDKSFLEFIASVRENSLKAYENQDYQFEMLVEKLNIDVKPGRNPLYDVGFVLQNMKMPEMNVSGLRFIPYRDESKISKADLTILATEEGEVISLVFEYCTVLFKKETIERMSKDYLKILKIVTSEREIKIGDIELLDKVEKNKMISKIQNVGEIFEKLLDEDFGVI; translated from the coding sequence ATGCTGGATTTAAATTTAGTTAAAATGGATAGCACATTGGATCAATCTATTGGGGAGATAGAAGAATTATCATCAAAAGATATAGCTATAATAGGCATGGCAGCAAGACTTCCCAAAGCACAAGACATTGAACAGTTCTGGGATAACATGAGAAATGGTGTTGATTGTGTCACAGAATATCCTGAAAGCAGAAGAAATGATGCAGAGTGCTATTTAAAATACAAAAATCCTCAAATAAAGGAAATAAAATATATTAATGGTGCTTACCTTGACGAGATAGACAAATTTGACTATAAATTTTTTAACATCTCTCCTAAAGAGGCAAGCCTTATGGATCCTAACCAGAGGTTGTTTTTGCAAACTGCCTGGGAGGCGGTTGAGGATTCGGGATACGGAAGTAAAAAGCTTGAAGGTAGTGAAACCGGGGTTTACGTAGGTTATGTCTCAGGACTTGAATACAAAAAATTTGTAACTGATGTCGAACCTTCCTCTGCAATGGCAGCAGTTCCCGGCAATATTTCAGCGGTGATAGCCGGAAGAATAGCCTATATGATGGATCTTAACGGGCCCGCTGTAATGGTAGATACAGCGTGTTCCTCAGCACTTGTTGCAGTTCACATGGCATGTATGGGTTTAAGAAACGGAGATTGTGAAATGGCTCTTGCTGGCAGTGTCAAGCTAAACCTATTGCCTCTTAAGTCCAGTGATAAGTTAGGAATAGAATCTGGGGATGGCAAAACAAGAGCTTTTGATGATAGCTCGGATGGTACAGGCATGGGTGAAGGGGTACTGGCTGTATTACTAAAGCCCTTAAGTAAGGCGTTAAGAGATGGGGACAGAATATATGCTGTTATAAAGGGAAGTGCAGTAAATCAGGATGGAAGGTCCATTGGCCTTACAGCTCCTAATGCTGCGGCACAGGAGAAGGTGCTGCTGAAAGCCTGGAAGGATGCAGGTATTGACCCTGAGACAATTACGTATATAGAAACTCACGGTACAGGAACAAAGCTTGGTGATCCAATAGAGATAGACGGAATTGGAAGAGCATTCCGGAGATACACTGACAAAAGACAATTCTGTGCTATCGGAGCTTTGAAAACCAATATCGGGCATCTGGACAATGCAGCTGGAATAGCAGGTATGGTAAGGGCAGCTCTGGCACTTGAAAGAAGAGAGATACCTCCTATCCTTCACTTTAATAAACCAAACAGTAAAATAGACTTCGAACAGTCTCCGGTATATATAAACAAGGAGCTTAAAAACTGGGAAGCTGGATATCCAAGAAGATGTGGAGTTAGTGCTTTCGGTCTTAGCGGTACAAACTGCCATATCGTATTGGAAGAGGCTCCTGCAGAAATCGAAACAGCAGGGACGCAAAACGAAGCTATAAAGGTATTGGCTCTTTCAGCAAGAAGCGTTGAGGCCTTGAGAACGCTAATTGAAAAATACGCGCAAATGGCTAAAAATGAAGATGGACAGTTATTAGAGGATATCTGTTATACAGCCAATACAGGTAGAGGACATTATGAGTACAGGCTTGCATTAATGCTCAAAAACAAAGAAGATTTCAAAGATAAAATTAATAAAATAACAGCTTCGGATATAACCAAAATCAGTAATGAATGGCTTTTTTACGGAGAATATAAAGTATCAAAGGCTGTAGAACATGAAGCTGGTGATAAAAGCAGAATTGCCAATACGAAACTTAAACAGTTTGCTATTGAGGGGAAGAAAGATACAGCTTTATTGGCTGAAATATTAAAGCTTTATATAGAAGGTGCAGAATTAGAATGGGAAGAGCTCTACAGGGAAGAACGAAGAAAAAAGGCATGTATTCCTGTTTACCAATTTGAAAGAACAAGGTGCTGGCTTGAAGTACCTGAGCTTCCAGCAATGACTGAAAAACAAGCTGATTTGATGTGCTCTGAAGAAGAGAAAATACAAGTTGATGGCAATAGCAGTGAAAATGCAAACACTTATGAAAGTGTCGTGCTAAAAGGAAAGGAAAATGGCAGTTACACTAATACTGAAGTAGTTGCTGCGCAGGTTTGGGGTGAAGCTTTGGGATACAGTGAGATAGATATCCACGAAGACTTTTACGAACTTGGCGGAGATTCCATAATTGCAGGAACAATAGCAAACAGAATGAGTAAACAATTGGGGACCATTATTAAACCTGCTTTAATAATGGAATATACAACAATTGAGGAGTTAGCGAATTATATCGATAAAACTTCCTGCATTCAAGCTCAAGGGAAGAAGAACTGGATAAATATTCAACCTGTAGAAAAGGCAGATTACTATCCTGCTTCTTCAGCACAAAAAAGACTTTACGTAATAGGACAGCTAAAAGGAATAGAAGCTTGTTACAACATGCCTGGGGTTATGATGATTGAAGGTAATCTGGACAAAGATCGGTTAGAGCAAGCCTTCCAAAAGCTTATAAAAAGGCATGAAACTTTAAGGACATCTTTTAAGACTATAAATGGCGAAATTGTTCAAATGGTACATGAGGATACAGGTTTCAGGCTTGATTATTCCGAAATGAAGAATTTATCAGGGGATGAAGAGGTGGCTATCAGAAATTTGATGCAAACCTTTGTAAGACCATTTGATTTGGAAAAAGCTCCGCTTCTTAGGGTAGGGCTTGTAAAGCTGGATAGTGAAAGACACGTAATGATGTTTGATATGCACCATATAATATCGGACGGAACTTCTATGGCTATATTGGTCAGAGAGATTATTGATTTATATGATGGAAAAGCTTTACCTGAACTTAAGATTCAGTATAAGGATTTTTCCGATTGGCAGAACAAGGTGCAAAGTTCCGGCGAATTAAAGAAACAGGAGGAGTATTGGCTAAAAAGATATGAGGGAGAAATTCCGCTGCTGGATATGCCTTATGATTATCCAAGGCCGGCAATTAAGACTTTTGATGGAGACAGGCTGAATATCTTTATCGAAAAGGAGCTTACAAAAGAAGTTAACAAACTCGCCGAAGACTCTGGATCAACTCTTTATATGGTGCTTTTGGCCGCATACAACATTCTTCTTTCAAAATATTCGAACCAGGATGATATTGTTGTCGGTTCTCCAATAGCTGGAAGATCTCATTCAGACCTTGAAAATATAATAGGCATGTTTGTAAATGCACTGCCAATGAGAAGCCATGTTCAATCGGATAAATCCTTTTTAGAGTTCATCGCAAGTGTCAGGGAAAATTCCTTGAAGGCTTATGAAAATCAGGATTATCAGTTTGAAATGCTTGTAGAGAAGCTGAATATTGATGTAAAGCCTGGAAGAAATCCGTTATACGATGTAGGGTTTGTTCTTCAGAATATGAAAATGCCGGAGATGAATGTCAGTGGATTGAGATTTATACCCTACAGGGACGAATCCAAAATCTCCAAAGCTGATCTGACAATTCTTGCAACAGAAGAAGGAGAGGTTATAAGTCTTGTTTTCGAGTACTGTACAGTCTTATTTAAGAAAGAGACTATAGAACGAATGTCAAAAGACTATTTGAAGATATTAAAAATAGTGACCTCGGAACGAGAAATCAAGATTGGGGATATTGAGCTTTTAGATAAGGTTGAAAAGAACAAGATGATTTCTAAAATTCAAAATGTGGGAGAAATTTTCGAAAAGCTTTTAGATGAGGATTTCGGGGTTATATGA